A genome region from Haliotis asinina isolate JCU_RB_2024 chromosome 11, JCU_Hal_asi_v2, whole genome shotgun sequence includes the following:
- the LOC137255915 gene encoding twist-related protein 2-like, translating to MVPEQQTVLRQDGLSMESQTLHKEFKEFPEKEYSLKIETEEDSDDMDEKRLGRKRMYEYDNDSLPNAKKARSKKSPQTPEDLQTQRSLANVRERQRTQSLNEAFSSLRKIIPTLPSDKLSKIQTLKLASRYIDFLYQVLRSEDVDSKLASSCSYVAHERLSYAFSVWRMEGAWSVNGH from the coding sequence ATGGTTCCAGAGCAACAGACCGTCTTGCGACAGGATGGACTTAGTATGGAGTCTCAGACTCTCCACAAGGAGTTTAAGGAGTTTCCGGAGAAGGAGTATTCTTTGAAAATTGAGACAGAAGAGGACAGTGATGACATGGACGAGAAGCGTCTCGGGAGAAAACGTATGTATGAATATGACAATGATTCTCTTCCTAACGCTAAGAAAGCTCGTTCTAAGAAGAGTCCCCAGACTCCTGAAGATTTGCAGACTCAGCGGTCTCTTGCCAATGTCCGAGAACGACAGAGGACACAGTCACTGAATGAAGCATTCTCGTCCCTTCGAAAAATTATTCCCACTTTACCGTCCGACAAACTGAGTAAGATCCAGACATTAAAGCTTGCATCCAGATATATTGACTTTTTGTACCAGGTTTTGAGAAGTGAAGACGTTGATTCAAAATTAGCAAGTAGCTGTTCATATGTTGCCCATGAAAGACTCAGCTATGCATTTTCTGTGTGGCGAATGGAAGGGGCGTGGTCGGTTAACGGACATTGA